The DNA window GAGCGGGCCGCTCTGGTGCGGGCAGCGCTCCAGCATCACGGTGACGTCGTCGCCGTGCCGGTAGAGGATCACCGAGACGTTGTCGATCTCCCGGGTGAGGAGCTGCCGCTGCGGCAGGCTCGACATGTCGCCGAGCGGGTGCCAGCCCTCGCTGACCAGGTGCAGCTCCGAGATGCTCTGGCTGACCTGCGCGCCCTGCTTGTACGCGAGGTGCCCGCCCAGGTACGCCCCGGCGCTCGCCGCCGACAGCCCCAGGTAGGCCAGCGCCCGGCCCATGTTGTGCCGCCCGTTCAGCCGGGCCGTCAGCGAACCGGCGTAGAGCGACAGCGCGACGCTGTTCGCGGCGGCGTGCACGAGGCCGATCCGGCGCTGGTCGCGGGAGAGGGCGGCCCAGTCGTTGAGCCCGGCCAGGACGGCCGGCAGCGCGCTGGCCGTACCGACCCCGACGAGCGCGGTCGCCGCCCGGCGCTGGCCGGGCATCAGGTCCACGACGGCGGCCGAGATCCAGGCGCCGACCGGCACCTGCACCAGGGCCGGGTGCAACGGGTGACCCAGCCACACGCCGTGCAGGAAGTCCCGCACCCGCTGGGGACGCAGGGTGCCCTGCACGGCGCGCTGCAACCGGTCACCGACCCGGTCGAGTCGGGTGTTCTGCTCGATCTTCGTCAATAGTTCGCGCACGTGGTCCGACTTCCCGGCAGGAGAGGTCCCAAACCGGGCGGCGACCACGGATCACCCCATCGGGTGGTTCTCGTCCGTCCGCCAGCGGTCGGTGTGCAGGGCGGCGGCGAGCGGCCGGGGCGTACGCCAGCCGTGCCGGACCAGGTCGGGGACGGTCTGGAGGTGGCTCACCGGGCCCACGCAGAGCCAGGCCACCGGCCGGATGCCGGGCGGGATGCCGAGCAGGTCGGCCAGGAACGGCTCCCGGTAGAAGGAGACCCAGCCGACGCCGAGCCCTTCGGCGGTGGCGGCCAGCCAGAGGTTCTGGATGGCCAGGCAGACCGAGTAGAGGCCGGCGTCGGCGATGGCGTGCCGGCCGAGCACCGCGGGGCCACCCCGCCTCGGGTCGTACGTGACCACGACCGACAGCGTCGACTCCAACACTCCGTCGATCTTGATGCGGGCGAACCGCTCGGCCGCCGCACCGTCCAGCGTGGCGGCGAAGGTGTCCCGCTCGACCTGGACGTGCGCGTGGAACCGGCGCCGGGTCTCCGGGTCGCGCACCAGGACGAAGTCCCAGGGCTGCGAGTTCCCGACGCTCGGCGCGGCGTGCGCGGCCGTGAGGATCCGGTCCAGGACCTCGTCCGGCACCGGCTCACCGGTGAACTCGGCGCGCACGTCGCGGCGGCGGTGGATGACGTCGTACAGGTCCACAGGCGGGCTCCCGCTGCGCTCGGCCGGCTTCCCGAGTCTCCCCGCGCACGCGGGGCACCTCGCATGATCATTGCCGCCGCCGATGCTACCGACGGCGGGGCCGCCGACGTGAGCGCGGCGCCGCGCCGAGGTCAGGCGGGAGGGGCGAGCTCGCGCAGCACCTCGCTGAGCTGGTCGATGCGGGACTGGGCCTCGGTACGCAGCCGCTCGGCGAGCGCGTCCCAGTCCGCAGAGGTCGGCGCCTGCCCCGGTGGCAGCGCCGCGAGCGCCCGGCCCACCTCGGCCAGGGTGAGGCCGACCCGCTGGCACGCCTCGATCATCGCCAGGCGGCACATCACGTCGCCGTGGTAGCGGCGCTGGTTGCCGGCCGTGCGGTCGCTGCTGATGAGGCCCTGCGCCTCGTAGAACCGGATCGCTGACGCGGAGACCCCGCTGCGTCGCGCGACCTGACCGATCGTCAGGCCGGGCTCGTGCCAGTCGAAGGACGTGTCCTGCTTCACGTCCCGAGTATGCCCATCGGGCGTTGACCTCAACAATTGTTGAGGTTCTACGGTCGGCTCCATCGAGTTCACGAAACTTCCCTGGAGGAGACGATGATCCTGGTGACCGGTGCGACCGGCAACGTCGGGCGGCGCGTGGTCGAGCGGCTGGCTGCCGCGGGGCACGGCGTACGGGCCGTCACCCGCGACCCGAGCCGCGCGAGCCTGCCGGCGGGCGTGGAGGTGGTGGCCGCCGACCTGGCCGACCCGGAGACGGTGCGCCCGCACCTGGACGGTGTCGAGGCCGTGTTCCTGATCTGGCCGTTCGTCGATCCGGCCACGACGGCGCAGCTCGCTCCGCGCGTCGCCGCCGTGCTCGCGAGCGCCGGCTCGCCCCGGGTCGTGTACGTGTCGGCCGCCTCCGCCGAGGCCGACCCCGGCTCGTTCTGGGCCGTGGTGGAACGCGCCGTCGTCGCGTCCGGCCTGCCCTGGACGATGCTGCGCCCCACCGGAATCGCCACGAACGCGCTGGGATGGGCCGAGTCGATCCGCGCCGAGGGTGTGGTGCGCTGGCCGTACGGCGCGGCGGCCCGCTCGATGGTCCACGAGGACGACATCGCGGCGGTGGCGGTCGAGGCGCTGACCACCGACCGGCACGACCAGCGGACCTACGTGCTCACCGGCCCTCGGACGGTCACGCAGGCCGAGCAGGTGCGCACCATCGGTGCGGCGATCGGCCGAGACGTGCGGTGGCAGGACGTGCCCGCCGAGGCGGTACGCCCCATGCTGGTCGCGGCGATGGGCAGCGCCGCGTTCGCGGACGCGGCGCTGACCGGCTGGGCCGCCATGGCGGAGACTCCGGAGCAGGTGACCGGCGACGTGGCGGCGGTGCTGGGCCGGCCCGCCCGGACGTTCGCCGACTGGGCCGCCGACCACGCGGCCGACTTCGCCTGACCCGCCCGGCCGCAGCTGGCCGGCGTGGCCTGCGGGGTGGGCGCGGCCCTCGGCACCACCCTGATCCGACGGCGAGGGTCCATTGAGGAGTAGCGTCGGCACCATGGCCCGCCGCCGGATTCCACGCTGGCTCGCCCGCGCGCCGATCACCCTCTACCGGCACGGCCTCGGCCGGTTCCTCGGGCGGCGGCTGATGATGCTGGAGCACCGGGGCCGGCGATCCGGCCTGGCCCGGTACGTGGTGCTGGAGGTCGTCGACCGGGCGCCGGGCGTGCTCTTCCTCGCCTCCGGCTACGGTCGCGACTCCCAGTGGTTCCGCAACGTGCGGGCCGATCCCGACGTGCGGGTCTGGAACGGCCCGGACCGTGGGGTTCGGGCGCGGGCGACCGTGCTGACCGGGGACGAGGTACGGCGGCGGCTGGAGAGCTACCGGCAGCGCCACCGGCGGGCCGCGGCGGCCCTGGGCCGTACCCTCGGCATCCCCGAGTTGGTCGGCGCCGGTCCGCTCCCCGCCGACGTGGACCGGCGGCTGCCGCTGGTCCGCCTCGACCTCGATGGCCCGGGGGACGCCCGCTGAACGTCCGGCGACCGACGCTGGCGCGGCGGCCGCCGTCGAGGCCATGCTGACCCGATGGGGGTACGCGTCGAGCACGCCGGACCGGTGACCACGGTGATCCTGGACCGGCCGGAGGCCCGCAACGCCGTCGACGGCCCGACCGCCAGGGCCCTGGCCGACGCGTTCCGCGCCTTCGAGGCGGACCCGGACGCGGCGGTCGCCGTGCTCTGGGGCGCGGGCGGCACGTTCTGCGCCGGCGCCGACCTGAAGGCCATCGGCACGCCGCGCGGCAACCGGGTCGAACCCGAGGGTGACGGCCCGATGGGCCCGACCCGGATGCGGCTGTCCAAGCCGGTGCTCGCCGCGATCTCCGGGTACGCGGTGGCCGGCGGCCTGGAGCTGGCGCTCTGGTGCGACCTGCGGATCGCCGAGTCGGACGCCACGCTCGGGGTGTTCTGCCGGCGCTGGGGCGTGCCGCTGATCGACGGCGGGACGGTGCGGCTGCCCCGGCTCATCGGGGAGAGCCGCGCCATGGACCTGATCCTCACCGGCCGCCCGGTGCCCGCCGACGAGGCGTACGCGATGGGTCTGGTGAACCGGCTGGTCGCGCCGGGTGCGGCCCGGGCGGAGGCCGAGCGGCTGGCCGCCGAGATCGCCCGGCACCCGCAGACCTGCCTGCGCAACGACCGGGCCGCGGTGCTGTCGGGCGCCGGCCTGCCCGAGCCGGAGGCGCTGGCCACCGAGCTCGCCTTCGGCATGGAGTCCCTGGTCACCGACGGGATGCACGGCGCGAACCGGTTCACCGCCGGCGCCGGCCGGCACGGCACGCCGGTGGACTGACGGCTACTTCAGGTTGCGCAGGGCGTCCTCGATGGCGCGGTGGAAGGTCGGGTACGCGTAGATCATGTGCCGGAGCTGGCTGACCGGGACGGCCGCGTGCACGGCCACGACCAGCGCGGACAGCACCTCGCCGCCGGCCGGGCCGACCGAGGTGGCGCCGATCAGCACGCCCTGGTCGGCGTCGGCGACCAGCTTGATCAGGCCGGCGTTGCCGGCCTTGTGGATCCACCCACGGGTGGACGAGGTGAGGTCGGTGCAGCCGACCTGGACGTTGATGCCGCGGGCGCGGGCCTGCTGCTCGGTGAGGCCGACCGCGCCGACCTCCGGGTCGGTGAAGGTGACCCGGGGCAGCGCGCGGTAGTCGGCGACCGGCACGCTGCCCGGCGCGACGGTCGAGCCGCCCGTGCTCATGGCCCCGCCGACCGCGCTGACCACGCCGGCCGCGCCGCCGACCACACTGGCGGTGCCACTGGCGTCCGGACCGCCCTTCACCCGCCGCATGTGGTCGAGCACGTCGGCCACGACGATGCCCGCCTGGTACATGGCGATGTGGGTGAAGGCGCCCTCGCCGGTGAGGTCGCCGACCGCCCAGATCCGGTCGGCGGCGTGCATCCGCTCGTTCACCGGCAGGTAGCGCTGCGTGCAGTCGATGCCGACCGAATCCAGGCCCAGCTCCTCCAGGTGCGCCCGGCGGCCGGTCACCACCAGCAGCTTCTCGCCGCTGAACGCACGGTCGCCGGCGTGGACGGTGAAGCTCGTGCCGTCGTGGGCGACCCGCTCGGCCTTGACCCCGGTGTGGATCTCCACCCCGTCGGAGCGCAGCGCCCCGGCGACGATCTCGGAGGCCTCCGGCTCCTCGACGGCGAGCACCCGGTCGGCCGCCTCGACCACGGTCACCCGGACCCCGAACCGGGCGAAGACCTGGGCCAGCTCCAGCCCGATCGCGCCGCCGCCCAACACCAGCAGCGACTCCGGCAGCTCCTCGACCTCGATGGCCTGGTGGTTGGTCCAGTACGGGGTGTCGGCCAGGCCGTCGATGGGCGGCACGGAGGGGCGGGTGCCGGCGCCGAGGACGACCCCGTACCGGGCCTCGAACACCTGGTCACCGACGCGGACCCGGTTCGGGCCGTCGAGCCGGCCGCTGCCCCGGACGAACCGGCCGCCCTTGCCGGTGAACCGGTCCACCGCCACCCGGTCGTCCCAGGTGTCGGTGGCCTCCTCGCGGATCCGCTTCGCGACCGGCGCCCAGTCGGGCCGCACGTCGGCGCTGCCGGCCAGCTCGTTGACCCGGCGCGCCTCGGCGAGGGCGTTGGCCGCCCGGATCATCATCTTGCTCGGGATGCAGCCCCAGTAGGGGCACTCGCCGCCGACCAGGTCGCGCTCGATCCCGACCACGGTGAGGCCGGCCTCGGCAAGCCGCCCGGCCACCTCCTCGCCGCCGACTCCCAGCCCGACCACGACCACGTCCACCAGTTCCGACTCCGCCACCCCGCCAGCATTCCGCACCGCCGGGCCACCGGCCACCGCGTCGGGCCGGAATTCCCGCGCCGGTGATCATCACCACGGCCTACGGTGGCCGGATGCAGGCACGCTTCGCCCCGGTCCGAGACTGCTTCCACGACCTGTTCGCCGCCCGCCGGGAAACCGGCGCGGCCCTGGCCGTCTGGTACGACGGCGCGCCGGTGCTCGACCTGGTCGGCGGCACCCGCGCCGCCGTCCCGCCCGGCGTGGCCGTCCCGGCCGTCGGGGCCGAGGCGCCGTGGCGGCCGGACACCCTGGTGAACGTCTACTCGGTGGGCAAGCCGGTGGTCGCGCTCTGCCTCCTGCTCCTCGTCGACCGGGGCCGCGTCGACCTCGACGCGCCGGTGTCGGCGTACTGGCCGGGGTTCCGCGCCCCGGCCACCGTGCGGCAGGTGCTCGCCCACACCGCCGGGCTGCCCGCGTTCCCGGTGCCCCGGCCCGCCGCGGCGATCACCGACTGGGGGCTGCTCTGCGCCGACCTGGCCGCCGCCGACCCGGAGTGGACGCCGGGCAGCGTCGCGGGCGAGCACGCCTGGACGTACGGGCACCTGGTCGGCGAGCTGGTCCGCCGGGTGGACGGGCGGCCGGTGGGGCGGTTCCTGGCCGAGGAGATCGCCGGGCCGTGGCGCCTCGACCTGGCCTTCGGTCTGGACGCGGCGGACCAGCGGCGCTGCGCCGACCTGTCGTACGCCGACCCGGACTGGCCGGTGCGGATGCTGGGCGAGCCGGGGTCACTGCGCGCCCGCGCGGTGGGCAACCCGGCCGGCGGCCTGGACGTGGCGGTGATGAACGACCCGCGCTGGCGCGGCACGGAGTTCCCGGCGGTGAACCTGCACGCCACCGCGTCCGCCCTGGCCCGCCTCTACGCCGGCCTGCTCGCCGGCGGCACCCTCGACGGGGTAAGCCGGTTCAGCCCCGAGCTGGTCGCCGAGGCGACCCGGGTGCAGTACGACGGGCCGGACCTGGTGCTGGACCGCCGGGCGTCCTGGACGTTGGGCATGCAGTGGGAGCCGGACGGGAGCTGGGGCATGGGCGGGATCGGCGGCAGCAGCGCCTGGGCCGACCCGGAGCGCGGCTACACCTTCGCGTATGCGACCGGTCGGCTGGCCGACCACGACCGGGTGGAGGATCTGGTCGAGGCGCTGCACTCCTGTCTCTGACGGGAAGCGGACTGAGGCCACACCGGGTCGGCGTCCGGACCTCCAGCGCGTGCGGTCGCTCACGCCACCAGGGCCGGCCGGAGCGCCGGGCCGGGGATCCGCACCGGCGCGCCGGGCGGGGTGACCAGCGCCTGCGCGGCCACCGCCATCCGCCGGCGCCGGGGTACGCGGGCCCGCCGGACGAACACGTCGAAGTCCTGTGCGGCCACCTCGTCGAGGATGCCGCCGTAGAGCGCGTACGCGGTGCGCATGCAGGCCTGCGAGGCCGGGGCGAGCAGCGGGATGCCGGGCGCGGCGGCCTCGTAGTGGGCCTGGGCGCGGGTCACCTCGTACGCGATCAGCTCCCGCAGTCGCGGGGTGCTGCGGCCGGCGGCCCGGGCGGCGAGCAGGTCCTCGCGGGTGACGTCGAACGCGGCCAGGTCCTGGTCGGGCAGGTAGGTGCGCCCCCGGTCCAGGTCCTCGGCGACGTCCCGGATGAAGTTGGTGAGCTGGAAGGCGAGACCGAGCTGGCGGGCCGGCTCCCGGGCGGCGGCCGGGTCGGAGCTGCCCAGGATCGGCAGCATCATGGTGCCGATGACCGCCGCCGACCCCTCCATGTAGTCGAGCACGTCGTCGTAGGTCGGGTACGACGGGACCGTGAGGTCCATCGTCATGCTGCGCAGGAACGACGCGAAGTCGTCGCGGTCCAGATCGAAGACGGCGATGGTGTGCAGCACGGCGGGGAGCAGCGGGTCGTCGACCGGCTCGCCGTGCAGGCCGGCGACGAACCGGGCGGACCACTCGGCGAGCCGGGCCGCGCGCTCGGCCGGTGGGAGTTCCTCGGTGCGGTCGACGATCTCGTCGGCGTAGCGCGTGAAGCCGTACAAGGCGTGCACATGCCGCCGTTTCCAGGCGGGCAGCAGCCGGGTGGCGAGATAGTAGGTACGGCCGTGACGCCGGTGCAGCTCGCGGCAGCGTTCATAGGCAGCGGTGAGATCCGTGTCCACCGGCCCTCCTCCAGATTCGACGCAGCAATCGACGCAACTCGTAACCCTAGGGTACGCTCGCCCGCATGGCCAACGACGCAGTTGCCGGTACTCCGCCCCGCTTCGTCGCGCCGGCACAGCCCGGCGCGACCGACGATCCGGTCCGCGGCGTCCTGGCCGCGTTCACACAGGACCTGGTGACGGGCGTCGACGAGACCCTCACGGCGTTCCTGTCCGCCGAGGTCGACGCGCTCGCCGAGATCGACGTGGCGATGGGCGGGTTCGCCGCGACGGCCCGCGACTGCGTGCTGGCCGCCGGCAAGCGGGTCCGGCCGACGTTCGCGTACTGGGGCTGGCGCGGCGTGGTCGGCGGCGACGCGCCGCTGCCCTCGGTGCTGCCGGCGCTCGCCGCGCTCGAACTGCTGCACACCTTCGCGCTGGTGCACGACGACGTGATGGACGCCTCCGACACCCGGCGCGGCCGGCCCACCGCGCACCGGGCCGCCGCCCTGCGGCACCGGGCGGCCGGGCACACCGGTGACCCGGAGCGCTACGGCGAGGCCGTCGCTGTGCTCATCGGCGACCTCTGCCTGGTCTGGGCCGACCGGCTCATGACGCACGCCGCCGTGCCGCCGGCCCGGCTGCTCGACGTACGCCGCTGCTACGACCAGATGCGGGTGGAGACCGTCGCCGGACAGTTCCTCGACGTGCTGGGCGAGCACGACGCGGCGAACTGGTCGGTCGACCGGGCGCTGCGGGTGGCCCGCTACAAGACGGCCGGCTACACCGTCCAGCGACCGCTGCTCTTCGGCGCCGCCCTGGCCGGCGCCGAGGCGGACTCCCGGCTGATAACCGCCTACACGCGCTACGGGCTGGCCGTCGGGGAGGCGTTCCAACTCCGGGACGACCTGCTCGGGGTCTACGGTGATCCGGCCGCCACCGGCAAGCCGGCCGGGGACGACCTGCGGACCGGCAAACCGACCGTGCTGCTGATGCTCGCCCGGCAGCTCGCCACACCGGCCCAGCGCCGCGCGCTGGAGCGGGCCGGCACGGTCACCGGGGCGGGCGAGGTGGCCCGGCTGGCCGACCTGGTACGCGACACCGGGGCGGTGGCCCGGGTGGAACGGATGATCGCCGACCGGGTGACCGAGGCGCAGGTGGTGCTCGACGGCGCGCCGATCGACGGCACCGCGCGCACCGCGTTGACCGGCCTCGCCACCGCCGCCACCACGCGGCGGGCATGATGGGCAACTTCACGAACAAGGGAGCCGGAATGCGCACCGTGAGCGGGCGTACCGACCGGGTGGTGATCGTCGGCGCGGGGCTGGGCGGGTTGGCCTGCGCACTGCACCTGGCCGGCAGCGGCCGGCAGGTGACCGTGCTGGAACGGGAGCCGGTGCCGGGTGGGCGCGCCGGCCGGCTCGGCGTCGACGGGTACGAGTTCGACACCGGACCGACCGTG is part of the Micromonospora halotolerans genome and encodes:
- a CDS encoding crotonase/enoyl-CoA hydratase family protein, which encodes MGVRVEHAGPVTTVILDRPEARNAVDGPTARALADAFRAFEADPDAAVAVLWGAGGTFCAGADLKAIGTPRGNRVEPEGDGPMGPTRMRLSKPVLAAISGYAVAGGLELALWCDLRIAESDATLGVFCRRWGVPLIDGGTVRLPRLIGESRAMDLILTGRPVPADEAYAMGLVNRLVAPGAARAEAERLAAEIARHPQTCLRNDRAAVLSGAGLPEPEALATELAFGMESLVTDGMHGANRFTAGAGRHGTPVD
- a CDS encoding serine hydrolase domain-containing protein — translated: MQARFAPVRDCFHDLFAARRETGAALAVWYDGAPVLDLVGGTRAAVPPGVAVPAVGAEAPWRPDTLVNVYSVGKPVVALCLLLLVDRGRVDLDAPVSAYWPGFRAPATVRQVLAHTAGLPAFPVPRPAAAITDWGLLCADLAAADPEWTPGSVAGEHAWTYGHLVGELVRRVDGRPVGRFLAEEIAGPWRLDLAFGLDAADQRRCADLSYADPDWPVRMLGEPGSLRARAVGNPAGGLDVAVMNDPRWRGTEFPAVNLHATASALARLYAGLLAGGTLDGVSRFSPELVAEATRVQYDGPDLVLDRRASWTLGMQWEPDGSWGMGGIGGSSAWADPERGYTFAYATGRLADHDRVEDLVEALHSCL
- the soxR gene encoding redox-sensitive transcriptional activator SoxR, with the protein product MKQDTSFDWHEPGLTIGQVARRSGVSASAIRFYEAQGLISSDRTAGNQRRYHGDVMCRLAMIEACQRVGLTLAEVGRALAALPPGQAPTSADWDALAERLRTEAQSRIDQLSEVLRELAPPA
- a CDS encoding polyprenyl synthetase family protein codes for the protein MANDAVAGTPPRFVAPAQPGATDDPVRGVLAAFTQDLVTGVDETLTAFLSAEVDALAEIDVAMGGFAATARDCVLAAGKRVRPTFAYWGWRGVVGGDAPLPSVLPALAALELLHTFALVHDDVMDASDTRRGRPTAHRAAALRHRAAGHTGDPERYGEAVAVLIGDLCLVWADRLMTHAAVPPARLLDVRRCYDQMRVETVAGQFLDVLGEHDAANWSVDRALRVARYKTAGYTVQRPLLFGAALAGAEADSRLITAYTRYGLAVGEAFQLRDDLLGVYGDPAATGKPAGDDLRTGKPTVLLMLARQLATPAQRRALERAGTVTGAGEVARLADLVRDTGAVARVERMIADRVTEAQVVLDGAPIDGTARTALTGLATAATTRRA
- a CDS encoding phytoene/squalene synthase family protein; its protein translation is MDTDLTAAYERCRELHRRHGRTYYLATRLLPAWKRRHVHALYGFTRYADEIVDRTEELPPAERAARLAEWSARFVAGLHGEPVDDPLLPAVLHTIAVFDLDRDDFASFLRSMTMDLTVPSYPTYDDVLDYMEGSAAVIGTMMLPILGSSDPAAAREPARQLGLAFQLTNFIRDVAEDLDRGRTYLPDQDLAAFDVTREDLLAARAAGRSTPRLRELIAYEVTRAQAHYEAAAPGIPLLAPASQACMRTAYALYGGILDEVAAQDFDVFVRRARVPRRRRMAVAAQALVTPPGAPVRIPGPALRPALVA
- a CDS encoding DUF2231 domain-containing protein; its protein translation is MRELLTKIEQNTRLDRVGDRLQRAVQGTLRPQRVRDFLHGVWLGHPLHPALVQVPVGAWISAAVVDLMPGQRRAATALVGVGTASALPAVLAGLNDWAALSRDQRRIGLVHAAANSVALSLYAGSLTARLNGRHNMGRALAYLGLSAASAGAYLGGHLAYKQGAQVSQSISELHLVSEGWHPLGDMSSLPQRQLLTREIDNVSVILYRHGDDVTVMLERCPHQSGPLGEGEVQEIDGHACVVCPWHGSTFRLNGGEVVHGPSGNDQVVLPTRVVNGRLEARLP
- a CDS encoding dihydrolipoyl dehydrogenase family protein; protein product: MAESELVDVVVVGLGVGGEEVAGRLAEAGLTVVGIERDLVGGECPYWGCIPSKMMIRAANALAEARRVNELAGSADVRPDWAPVAKRIREEATDTWDDRVAVDRFTGKGGRFVRGSGRLDGPNRVRVGDQVFEARYGVVLGAGTRPSVPPIDGLADTPYWTNHQAIEVEELPESLLVLGGGAIGLELAQVFARFGVRVTVVEAADRVLAVEEPEASEIVAGALRSDGVEIHTGVKAERVAHDGTSFTVHAGDRAFSGEKLLVVTGRRAHLEELGLDSVGIDCTQRYLPVNERMHAADRIWAVGDLTGEGAFTHIAMYQAGIVVADVLDHMRRVKGGPDASGTASVVGGAAGVVSAVGGAMSTGGSTVAPGSVPVADYRALPRVTFTDPEVGAVGLTEQQARARGINVQVGCTDLTSSTRGWIHKAGNAGLIKLVADADQGVLIGATSVGPAGGEVLSALVVAVHAAVPVSQLRHMIYAYPTFHRAIEDALRNLK
- a CDS encoding SDR family oxidoreductase; protein product: MILVTGATGNVGRRVVERLAAAGHGVRAVTRDPSRASLPAGVEVVAADLADPETVRPHLDGVEAVFLIWPFVDPATTAQLAPRVAAVLASAGSPRVVYVSAASAEADPGSFWAVVERAVVASGLPWTMLRPTGIATNALGWAESIRAEGVVRWPYGAAARSMVHEDDIAAVAVEALTTDRHDQRTYVLTGPRTVTQAEQVRTIGAAIGRDVRWQDVPAEAVRPMLVAAMGSAAFADAALTGWAAMAETPEQVTGDVAAVLGRPARTFADWAADHAADFA
- a CDS encoding nitroreductase family deazaflavin-dependent oxidoreductase codes for the protein MARRRIPRWLARAPITLYRHGLGRFLGRRLMMLEHRGRRSGLARYVVLEVVDRAPGVLFLASGYGRDSQWFRNVRADPDVRVWNGPDRGVRARATVLTGDEVRRRLESYRQRHRRAAAALGRTLGIPELVGAGPLPADVDRRLPLVRLDLDGPGDAR
- the bluB gene encoding 5,6-dimethylbenzimidazole synthase, which produces MDLYDVIHRRRDVRAEFTGEPVPDEVLDRILTAAHAAPSVGNSQPWDFVLVRDPETRRRFHAHVQVERDTFAATLDGAAAERFARIKIDGVLESTLSVVVTYDPRRGGPAVLGRHAIADAGLYSVCLAIQNLWLAATAEGLGVGWVSFYREPFLADLLGIPPGIRPVAWLCVGPVSHLQTVPDLVRHGWRTPRPLAAALHTDRWRTDENHPMG